Below is a genomic region from Cotesia glomerata isolate CgM1 linkage group LG5, MPM_Cglom_v2.3, whole genome shotgun sequence.
taaaaaaataattaatttaacaaatatgtTATTGTTTTGTATACTAGTTGCCACCACtttgttttacatttttcttgGCAGGTGGCGTCAAGGTCATCTTTCTCAatccctatatatatatatatatatattttctgtaTATTACGAACATACATTGTATACGCAGTGTGGattcttcatttttatcatatatgtaatacttagaagtattacatatatgatttttatttagactagaattgaatttgcgcgcgcaagcgcgcgcctcatatttattttcatgatatatttatgtgtcgtttatgtatattatattcgttttcaaccaatcagaatgagaataaatattttcaaccaatcacattacgaataaattggtttcgcatacatttcatctcaattttattatgggactagaattgaatttgcgcgcgcaagcgcgcgcctcatATTTATTGTCATGATACATTTATGtgtcgtttatgtatattatattcactttcaaccaatcagaatggctgcgttcaagtttactaagttcttGGCAGATCTTAGCATGTCTTGTAGCAGTAACTTAAAgtaactatattattttttttttaaatctataataaaacaatggaaggtatatttatttaagtatgtctaaaattaattttttggtagatAAAGTTAGCCCTGCTCAGAACTTAGTAAACCTGAACGCAGCcaatgagaataaatattttcaaccaatcacatcacgaatagattggattcacatacatttcatctcaattttattatgggatgTTCTCTCTTTGTCTAacatgaataaaatttctaaccTGTAAACAATAACACTGCATAAAATTACTAGCAACGTTTGATAAACGTAAACTAAATTTAAggattatttgaaattaagtgAGTATTCGAcaagatttttataatactgaagttatttctcagctgtcaattttaaaaatttatataacaaatcaattactacaaaaaaatccttctaaaaagtttcacttgtaatttttatcaattttcatacgtgaaatttttaaataaaattttttttattataatttaattgccataaaattctaagaatatttttatgtctATCTTAAatactcaataaattaaaattaatttagcagatatttgataattttaagaatttttttaacaagtaaataatggcaaaaaaaaaagtagaaaaaaaaaatatgacattcaagttagctgtcacttgatcaatttttaattttatttaataattaaattaattctaaaaagttatttttaaaaaaattgcattttttatttttaaaaatttctacatgtcaattttgttttcttatttttttgccGTAATTTGTTTTGTTAACATAAGTtctaaaagttattaaatatctgctaaattaattttcataaaaaaaattgactgaaatttaaaaaaataaaaaatacaatttttggaaaaaatctatttgttagaaaaaattgaaaaatggtcaagtgactgctaactttaatgtcatattcaataattacagataaaattagtttattaattaatttttattattttagatattGTTGACTTGAATTACAATAACAAAGACTGTCAACAAAAATGAAGATTCCAACCACAAGTTTCACTTTGCAAAGTGGTGATTCCACTTTGTCAGGCTTCGTAGATCGTCAGAAGGCTCTTTTCGACCAACTATCTCAAGCAGAAAAAGATTGCAATAAAGATCAATCAACTCCAATCGACGCCCGTGACTTTGAGTGCAAAAAATTTCGTCGTCCACCTCCGCCAGGTAAGCGCCGAAAAAATGAAGCTAGACAATTTCGTGGTAAAGAAAGTATCTTTAAACAAGTAAGTTTGCCATCGCCTTTTGCCAATCACGGTGTACCGGATTACCATAAAAATCCTCAAAAATGGACCAAGTACAGTCTAGATGATGTCAATGAGGCAGATATgagtgacaaaaaaaatacacaagcAGCTCTTGCATTTCTAAAAGGGTTAAGGGCACGGAGGTCCAAAGATAAACTCGATTTCGAACATTCAGATATGCAAGTTGATGATCAACATAACTGTGCTGGTTCTTCGAATCGTTCAGCATCTTCAGCATCACAAGCATCTCAAGCATCACAAGTGGTATTCAGAAAACCTACTAAGCAAATTGATCGtaaaaataaagaacaaaCACGTGTTGAGATTGTCGAGACTGATAATAATCCTATTTTTGTGggaagtaaaattatttttcctgaATATGTAGTAGGTCAGAAACCTATTAACAAatctaaaaaagaaaaacaaaatccGGTTATCAAAGTCGATCGCAGCAAGCAAATAAAGTTAGATCATCTTCAAGAATATGAAGATGAGTAAagattgtaatatttatttatttttattatattttattaataataataattaatatggatagatatttattattttaagcctGTTACCCGATCTGATTTTCTTGAAGaatgttcaattttttattattattcttttataatatttatttacactgagtaaataattacatctttacacattttctaacaaaaattgtcgagataaattataattgttgtAATTTCACTTAAGGGGAGAAATACGTGTAGAAAGAAGTTTTCatgctgattttttattaatttttttaaggtatgaaaattaatgttatctattgaaactatcaggttattttctacatatatttatatttttccatattttaCGATAATATGACTTAAAAAGTAGCGGagatatcagctgatacacATGGTAGGTTGTCTTCCGACTTAGCAGTTGGTGGGCACTATGGAAGCcacaatttttatctgaaatcaatagcacagaaaaattacttttctttATACAATTATGCTGAATATGAACCTCCATCATaagcgatatttttatttaaactatttttttttttttaataaacaatgtatgaaaaaatggtaaaaaatcACGACTTAATCTCTCAGCCCTCTagaaaatgcaaatttttacttttttttttggaattgaggttcatatagaagatacacatataaaaaaagtaatttttctgtgccagtgatttcagataaaaattgtgGCTTGCATACTGCACACCAACTGCTAAGTCGGATGAAAACCTACGATgtgtatcagctgatatctccgctattttttaagttatattgttgtttaatacgaaaaaatactcataaatatatctataaaataacctgatagtttcaataaataatattaattttttataccttaaaaaaattaatgaaaatcagcatgaaaacggccttctacacgtatttcccccTTTAAATATAAATCGTCCTTGACAGGACAATGGGTACATACAAATAAATAGTACTCTAAAGTCAAACTTTACCTCATCCTACTTTCGATCCACCGGTAGTAATTTTAGTGGCCTAAAAATTAATGGGTAAATTATACTACAGCATACAGTACTGCCAAAGCATATATGCGTAGAATACGAAACTTCAAATGAatgt
It encodes:
- the LOC123265269 gene encoding protein TSSC4 codes for the protein MKIPTTSFTLQSGDSTLSGFVDRQKALFDQLSQAEKDCNKDQSTPIDARDFECKKFRRPPPPGKRRKNEARQFRGKESIFKQVSLPSPFANHGVPDYHKNPQKWTKYSLDDVNEADMSDKKNTQAALAFLKGLRARRSKDKLDFEHSDMQVDDQHNCAGSSNRSASSASQASQASQVVFRKPTKQIDRKNKEQTRVEIVETDNNPIFVGSKIIFPEYVVGQKPINKSKKEKQNPVIKVDRSKQIKLDHLQEYEDE